The Methanocalculus natronophilus genome includes a window with the following:
- the glmU gene encoding bifunctional sugar-1-phosphate nucleotidylyltransferase/acetyltransferase — protein MMAVPTECVILAAGEGKRMRPLTTNRPKVMIPLANRPMLEHLIIAARDAGIRRFILVVGYGEQAVRDHFGDGSGLGVEIEYVLQKRQRGTADALLSAEGLVSGSFLMMNGDMIVSSGEIEALSELPAPAMAVAETENPGEYGVVVLESNRVVNLEEKSKHPKSSMINAGAYLFSPEIFDLLQTIGLSGRGEYELTDALTRYIDEGRLAAVHFRSWMDVGYPWDILAAHETILPDEAAENAGFIEEGVFITGQVTIGEGTVIRFGSYIEGPCCIGKNCIIGPHAYIRPKTAIGDSCHIGHAVEVKNSVIFHGTKIPHFNYIGDSVIGAGCNFGAGTKIANLRHDHGIVSSGGIATGRKKFGAVIGDDVLFGINCSVNTGSIIGSNSRIAPHSFVDGVYDDDTIISR, from the coding sequence ATGATGGCAGTACCAACTGAATGTGTCATTCTTGCAGCGGGAGAAGGAAAACGGATGCGGCCGCTGACAACGAACCGCCCCAAGGTGATGATCCCGCTTGCTAACCGCCCGATGCTTGAACACTTAATTATTGCTGCAAGGGATGCCGGTATCAGGCGCTTTATCCTGGTGGTCGGATACGGGGAACAGGCTGTCCGGGATCACTTTGGTGATGGCAGCGGGCTCGGTGTTGAGATAGAGTATGTCCTCCAGAAGAGGCAGCGTGGCACAGCAGATGCGCTCCTTTCTGCCGAAGGGCTTGTATCCGGCAGCTTCCTGATGATGAACGGGGATATGATCGTCAGTTCCGGCGAGATAGAGGCACTCTCGGAATTGCCTGCTCCCGCAATGGCAGTTGCAGAGACTGAAAACCCCGGCGAGTACGGTGTGGTTGTTCTTGAAAGCAACCGGGTTGTGAACCTGGAAGAGAAATCAAAGCATCCAAAGAGCAGCATGATCAATGCTGGCGCCTATCTCTTCTCTCCAGAAATATTTGACCTGCTTCAGACAATCGGGCTTTCGGGCCGGGGCGAGTACGAACTGACCGATGCCCTCACCAGGTACATTGACGAGGGCCGGCTTGCTGCTGTCCATTTCCGGTCATGGATGGATGTCGGCTACCCATGGGATATCCTTGCTGCCCATGAAACTATCCTCCCGGATGAAGCAGCAGAGAACGCCGGATTTATCGAGGAAGGGGTTTTCATAACCGGCCAGGTCACAATCGGGGAAGGGACAGTCATACGTTTTGGCAGTTATATCGAAGGCCCCTGCTGTATAGGTAAAAACTGCATCATCGGGCCCCATGCCTATATCCGGCCAAAGACTGCTATCGGCGACTCATGCCATATCGGCCATGCCGTGGAAGTGAAGAATTCTGTCATCTTCCATGGCACAAAGATCCCTCATTTCAACTATATCGGCGACAGCGTCATCGGAGCAGGGTGCAATTTCGGTGCAGGGACAAAAATTGCCAATCTCCGGCATGATCATGGGATTGTGTCATCAGGAGGGATTGCCACAGGAAGAAAGAAGTTTGGTGCGGTCATAGGCGATGATGTCCTCTTTGGCATCAACTGCTCGGTCAATACGGGATCGATCATCGGATCGAACTCAAGAATTGCGCCACATTCGTTTGTTGATGGCGTCTATGACGATGACACAATCATTTCGAGGTAA
- a CDS encoding 30S ribosomal protein S24e, with translation MEINITANTRNELLLRNELEFTLTFDGATPSRMQITGKLGALQNAREDLIVLDSVNMQYGSRTGKGLARIYDTAEARTRTERDFLLSRGQPKAEAEE, from the coding sequence ATGGAGATTAACATCACAGCCAATACAAGAAATGAACTCCTGCTGAGGAATGAGTTGGAGTTTACCCTGACGTTTGATGGCGCAACCCCGTCAAGAATGCAGATCACCGGAAAGCTTGGAGCCCTTCAGAATGCCCGGGAGGACCTGATTGTACTTGACTCAGTCAATATGCAGTATGGTTCCCGGACAGGGAAGGGTCTTGCCCGTATCTATGATACAGCAGAAGCCCGCACCCGGACAGAACGCGATTTCCTCCTCTCACGCGGTCAGCCGAAAGCAGAAGCGGAGGAGTGA
- a CDS encoding GTP-dependent dephospho-CoA kinase family protein, which translates to MLRLQDECRDFLRKPFGTLFSDISQVIPYLAGNVVYTVGDVVTDSLFSRGIYPDIVVIDGYSMRSPFLKTPLYAGARYIRVTNPAGTITDDLVRGLHEAIANPPALVFVDGEEDLAVIPLVIASPDGALVLYGQPGEGVVMRKIDESARKEATILLSYFTRENASIK; encoded by the coding sequence ATGCTCCGCCTCCAGGATGAATGCCGCGACTTCCTGAGAAAGCCCTTTGGCACACTCTTTTCTGATATCTCCCAGGTGATTCCATACCTTGCCGGAAACGTCGTCTATACCGTAGGTGATGTGGTCACAGACTCACTCTTCTCGCGCGGTATCTATCCTGACATCGTCGTCATCGATGGCTACTCTATGCGCTCACCATTTCTCAAGACCCCTCTCTATGCAGGCGCCCGGTACATCAGGGTGACAAACCCGGCAGGTACCATCACCGATGATCTGGTCAGGGGGCTTCATGAGGCAATTGCCAATCCTCCTGCACTCGTCTTTGTGGATGGCGAAGAAGATCTCGCGGTTATTCCTCTTGTCATCGCATCGCCTGACGGAGCACTTGTCCTCTATGGCCAGCCCGGTGAAGGTGTTGTTATGAGGAAGATTGATGAGTCTGCCCGCAAGGAGGCAACTATTCTTCTCTCGTATTTTACCCGGGAGAACGCCAGTATTAAATAA
- the spt4 gene encoding transcription elongation factor subunit Spt4 — protein MPARKKQDQVCRQCHRVLESDKEACVVCGDANLSTDWQGYLVIIDPKHSAIAEKMNIDLPGRYALKVR, from the coding sequence ATGCCAGCGCGTAAGAAGCAGGATCAGGTCTGCAGGCAATGCCACAGGGTGCTTGAGTCAGATAAGGAGGCGTGCGTTGTCTGTGGGGATGCAAACCTCTCCACAGACTGGCAGGGGTATCTGGTTATCATCGATCCAAAACATTCCGCGATAGCAGAAAAGATGAATATAGACCTTCCCGGAAGGTATGCTCTGAAGGTCCGCTGA
- a CDS encoding DUF2098 family protein: MTTAIKPGQAVRYGRTGTVGTVTGIEEIGGDLFCIVDTTDLLYRADMLTPITSLKENKPKKEKDVREEIQEDVIRQTLAAESARLCDDNVECGG; the protein is encoded by the coding sequence ATGACCACTGCTATCAAGCCCGGCCAGGCGGTCCGGTATGGGCGAACCGGAACCGTCGGTACTGTGACCGGTATTGAAGAGATTGGGGGTGATCTCTTCTGTATTGTCGATACAACCGATCTTCTCTACCGTGCCGACATGCTCACGCCTATAACCAGCCTGAAAGAGAATAAGCCAAAGAAAGAGAAGGATGTGCGTGAAGAGATCCAGGAGGATGTCATCCGCCAGACTCTGGCTGCCGAGAGTGCACGTCTCTGTGACGATAATGTTGAGTGTGGGGGCTGA
- a CDS encoding PIN domain-containing protein, producing the protein MAADRNGGSDRVVVLLDTNALLIPQRSGVDIFAGLQEIYGTYEPVVPAEVVHELRALAQGRGKSAAAARFGLTLASGCRTLPPGNPNLPVDEIVAIQAEALSAHVLTNDRKLKEALLQKGLPVIVLRNQKRLELIRK; encoded by the coding sequence ATGGCGGCTGATCGGAATGGGGGTTCTGACCGAGTAGTTGTTCTCCTGGACACCAATGCGCTCCTGATCCCCCAACGGTCCGGTGTGGATATCTTCGCCGGCCTGCAGGAGATCTATGGCACCTATGAGCCGGTTGTGCCGGCTGAAGTGGTGCATGAACTGAGGGCGCTTGCACAGGGTCGGGGGAAATCGGCTGCGGCAGCACGATTTGGCCTGACGCTTGCATCAGGGTGCAGGACTCTTCCTCCCGGGAATCCAAATCTCCCGGTTGATGAGATCGTTGCCATTCAGGCAGAAGCCCTTTCTGCTCATGTCCTGACAAATGATCGGAAATTAAAAGAGGCCCTCCTTCAGAAAGGGTTGCCTGTGATAGTATTAAGAAATCAGAAACGATTGGAACTCATCAGAAAATAG
- a CDS encoding sugar phosphate nucleotidyltransferase, giving the protein MQAVILAGGEGWRLRPLTKNRPKALIPVGNRPLIDYCIDALLASGIRDIIVVVGYRKEQVIRHLNSLDHEVRVVVQERQLGSAHALACAAPLIHDTALVLSGDTYVDADSIRMMGSDGNAIMVNSSSSPSHYGVVTVQNNYVTSFIEKPDETGPSLVSSGLYLFTPEVIQSVSEFELSDLLIRLIAEGVLIRAVRGCEWDDAIHAWDLLSQNRHLLRTNEPQKSGAISRLVTIRGNVSIGSRTTIGPGCCITGPVRIGDDTVIHPNTVIGPDVSIGSRVSIEPFTFVENSILMDDVRVGSHSRISDSVIGDGCLIADHLSTITTSGLYSLGDGDAKMLHRGTFGAILGEGVRLEPSVVLTGCILGNNVDVRSGRRLEGVIPDGSRVI; this is encoded by the coding sequence ATGCAGGCAGTTATTCTGGCAGGTGGCGAGGGCTGGCGGCTTCGCCCGTTAACAAAAAACCGGCCAAAGGCGCTTATACCCGTTGGCAACCGCCCTTTAATCGATTATTGTATTGATGCCCTCCTCGCATCCGGTATACGGGATATCATCGTCGTCGTCGGGTACAGGAAAGAGCAGGTGATCAGGCATTTAAACAGTCTCGATCATGAGGTTCGGGTTGTCGTCCAGGAGCGGCAGCTTGGATCTGCTCATGCCCTCGCCTGTGCAGCACCCCTCATCCACGATACGGCACTCGTTCTCTCAGGGGATACGTACGTGGATGCCGACTCCATCAGGATGATGGGATCAGATGGGAACGCCATCATGGTCAACTCCTCCTCTTCTCCGTCCCATTATGGTGTCGTGACCGTGCAGAACAATTATGTGACCTCCTTTATCGAGAAGCCGGATGAAACAGGACCTTCCCTTGTCAGCAGCGGGCTCTATCTCTTCACACCTGAAGTGATACAATCTGTCTCCGAATTTGAACTTTCAGATCTCCTCATCCGCCTGATAGCTGAGGGTGTTTTGATCCGGGCTGTCCGGGGCTGTGAATGGGATGATGCGATCCATGCATGGGATCTTCTCAGTCAGAACCGGCATCTGCTCAGAACCAATGAGCCACAAAAAAGCGGGGCTATAAGCCGTCTTGTCACGATAAGGGGGAATGTATCAATTGGATCCAGAACCACCATCGGCCCTGGCTGCTGTATCACCGGTCCGGTCAGGATCGGGGATGATACCGTCATCCACCCAAATACGGTCATCGGACCTGATGTGAGTATCGGGAGCCGTGTCAGTATAGAGCCATTCACTTTTGTGGAAAACAGTATTCTTATGGATGATGTCAGGGTTGGCTCCCATTCCCGGATTTCTGACTCTGTTATCGGGGATGGGTGCCTGATAGCTGATCATCTCTCAACGATCACGACATCCGGCCTCTATTCACTTGGGGACGGAGATGCGAAGATGCTTCACCGCGGCACGTTTGGCGCCATTCTTGGCGAAGGTGTCCGGCTTGAACCATCTGTTGTCCTGACGGGATGCATCCTTGGAAACAATGTCGATGTCCGTTCTGGCAGGCGGCTTGAAGGAGTGATTCCTGATGGCTCGCGGGTGATCTGA
- a CDS encoding histone deacetylase family protein produces MPRTSAVSGEIFSLHHIDNHPECALRLDALREGIPDGVTIHPPVLAEEADLASVHTPAHIRMIRQLSEFGGVRFIDPDTYITPRSFEVASYAAGSAVFAAERAIDGERAFALGRPPGHHAEPDRAMGFCLFNSAAIAAASLLRDYDRVAILDWDVHHCNGTQKAFYTSDRVLVMSIHQSNSFPRTGWIDEIGSGAGKGYTLNAPILPGCTSADFLWVFREVFIPAMIRFDPDALIISSGQDGLSDDPLAGMHLVPKDFGMMARTITDALDLPIALVLEGGYGPSMGRSLGSIFSALKGDAVHLPDNLKPQPGTRRVAKLLQRVHW; encoded by the coding sequence ATGCCCCGCACATCTGCTGTCTCAGGGGAGATCTTCTCCCTCCACCATATTGACAACCATCCGGAATGCGCACTCCGTCTGGATGCCCTCCGTGAGGGTATTCCAGATGGCGTCACCATCCATCCCCCGGTTCTGGCAGAGGAAGCGGATCTTGCCTCTGTGCATACGCCTGCACATATCCGGATGATCCGCCAGCTCTCCGAGTTTGGTGGGGTGAGATTTATTGATCCCGACACCTATATCACCCCCCGCTCCTTTGAGGTGGCATCATATGCAGCCGGTTCGGCTGTCTTTGCAGCAGAGCGTGCAATTGATGGTGAACGCGCCTTTGCCCTCGGCCGCCCCCCGGGACACCACGCCGAACCGGATCGTGCCATGGGCTTCTGCCTCTTTAACAGCGCTGCGATTGCTGCAGCCTCCCTTCTCAGGGATTATGACCGGGTTGCCATCCTTGACTGGGATGTCCACCATTGCAATGGGACGCAGAAAGCATTCTATACAAGTGACCGGGTGCTTGTGATGTCGATCCACCAGAGTAACAGCTTCCCCCGGACAGGATGGATAGATGAGATAGGATCAGGTGCCGGTAAAGGCTACACCTTAAATGCCCCGATCCTTCCCGGCTGCACATCAGCTGATTTTCTCTGGGTTTTCCGGGAGGTTTTTATCCCGGCGATGATCCGGTTTGATCCGGATGCATTGATCATCTCATCCGGCCAGGACGGGCTCAGTGATGATCCGCTTGCAGGCATGCATCTTGTTCCAAAAGATTTCGGGATGATGGCACGCACGATTACAGATGCACTGGATCTGCCGATTGCGCTTGTGCTTGAAGGCGGATACGGCCCTTCGATGGGCAGATCACTTGGCTCGATATTCTCGGCTTTGAAAGGGGATGCTGTTCATCTTCCCGATAACCTGAAGCCGCAGCCAGGAACACGGCGGGTTGCCAAACTGCTCCAGAGGGTGCACTGGTAG
- a CDS encoding 30S ribosomal protein S27ae, protein MAGGRYKHYKVDGESAVAEKRHCPRCGPGVFLANHSDRVSCGKCGFTEFNK, encoded by the coding sequence ATGGCAGGCGGCCGTTATAAACACTATAAAGTGGATGGTGAGTCTGCGGTAGCAGAGAAACGGCATTGCCCGCGCTGCGGACCGGGTGTCTTCCTTGCGAACCATTCCGATCGTGTCTCGTGTGGAAAGTGCGGTTTCACGGAATTTAACAAATAA
- the glmS gene encoding glutamine--fructose-6-phosphate transaminase (isomerizing) codes for MCGLVGYIGNRQAARIVIEGLKKLEYRGYDSFGLATLNEGLSVAKKSGRISGADPSFTSLPGTIGIGHTRWATHGVPDDRNAHPHLDCTGRIAVVHNGIIENYAELKRELLARGHIFRSDTDTEVVAHLVEEQFDGDLRSAFFAILPRLKGSYALLVAAEGCDTIVGARNGSPLVIGIGDREFFCSSDITPLLEYTRRVIYLEDGDCIALLRSELQIFHDGNPVSRQAEEVDWDVEDAKKGGFTHFMLKEIFEQPQVFYNTLQAVREADEALAILSKRKETISVIACGSSYHAGLLYKYILESYCGIPVRVEIGSEFKYYTPPLTDLIIGLTQSGETADTLAALKMAKSCGCPTIAITNVVGSSVARIADATIYTRAGPEVSVAATKSFIAQLAAGLEIASSLSENLSEWDLDRVNVMIEDALTIPVDGAVSLCKCANSIFFIGRGLYYPVALEGALKMKEITYIHAEGYAAGELKHGPFALLSPDTPVIAVAMPGRTYPVMLSNIKEIKARGAPVIGIGLTGDDELPELVDLFLPVPAQDEVAAVASVSVLLQRLAYQTADALGCDIDKPRNLAKSVTVE; via the coding sequence ATGTGTGGGCTTGTGGGCTATATCGGTAATCGCCAGGCAGCCAGAATTGTGATTGAGGGTTTAAAGAAGCTTGAATACAGGGGATATGATTCCTTTGGCCTTGCAACACTGAATGAAGGTCTCTCTGTAGCTAAAAAGAGCGGCAGAATCTCTGGTGCCGATCCCTCGTTTACCAGTCTGCCGGGGACGATTGGGATTGGGCATACCCGGTGGGCAACCCATGGTGTTCCAGACGACCGCAATGCTCACCCCCACCTTGATTGTACCGGCAGAATTGCGGTGGTGCATAACGGGATCATTGAGAACTATGCAGAACTGAAGCGTGAATTACTTGCACGCGGACATATCTTCAGATCAGATACCGATACCGAGGTGGTTGCCCATCTTGTTGAGGAGCAGTTTGATGGAGATCTTCGGTCTGCTTTCTTTGCGATTCTTCCGCGTCTCAAAGGCTCATATGCCCTCCTCGTGGCTGCAGAAGGATGCGACACAATTGTTGGCGCCCGGAACGGAAGCCCTCTTGTGATCGGGATTGGAGATCGTGAGTTCTTCTGTTCATCAGATATCACTCCCCTACTCGAGTATACCCGACGGGTGATCTATCTTGAAGATGGCGATTGTATTGCCCTTTTGAGATCAGAGCTGCAGATCTTCCATGATGGCAACCCGGTTTCACGTCAGGCAGAAGAGGTGGACTGGGATGTTGAGGATGCCAAAAAGGGTGGGTTCACCCACTTTATGCTGAAAGAGATCTTTGAACAGCCCCAGGTCTTCTACAATACCCTTCAGGCGGTGAGAGAGGCAGACGAGGCTCTTGCCATCCTCTCAAAGAGAAAAGAGACGATATCGGTCATCGCCTGCGGCTCATCCTATCATGCTGGCCTTCTCTATAAGTACATCCTTGAGTCATACTGCGGTATCCCCGTCAGGGTTGAGATCGGATCAGAATTTAAGTACTATACTCCACCGCTCACTGACCTGATCATCGGTCTTACCCAGTCCGGTGAGACTGCGGATACGCTTGCCGCACTGAAGATGGCAAAGTCATGCGGCTGCCCCACAATTGCGATCACCAATGTGGTCGGATCATCAGTTGCCAGGATCGCTGATGCGACGATCTATACCCGTGCCGGTCCCGAAGTGAGTGTCGCTGCGACAAAATCGTTCATTGCCCAGCTTGCAGCAGGTCTTGAGATCGCCTCTTCCCTCTCGGAGAACCTGTCTGAATGGGATCTTGATCGCGTGAATGTCATGATCGAGGACGCACTCACCATACCGGTTGACGGGGCAGTCTCACTCTGCAAATGTGCGAACTCTATCTTCTTCATTGGCCGGGGTCTCTACTATCCCGTGGCGCTTGAAGGGGCACTGAAGATGAAAGAGATCACCTATATCCATGCTGAGGGGTATGCGGCAGGCGAGCTGAAGCATGGGCCGTTTGCACTCCTCTCCCCGGATACTCCTGTCATCGCGGTTGCGATGCCCGGCAGGACATACCCGGTGATGCTCTCAAATATTAAGGAGATTAAAGCGCGTGGAGCACCGGTGATCGGAATCGGCTTAACCGGTGATGATGAACTGCCGGAACTTGTGGATCTCTTCCTCCCGGTTCCGGCTCAGGACGAGGTGGCTGCTGTTGCATCGGTCTCTGTCCTCCTCCAGCGGCTTGCCTACCAGACTGCGGATGCGCTTGGGTGTGATATTGATAAGCCACGGAACCTGGCAAAAAGTGTGACTGTGGAGTGA
- a CDS encoding translation initiation factor IF-2 subunit gamma encodes MHDPTIPSVNIGVVGHVDHGKTTLVSGVTGTWTDRHSEELKRGISIRLGYADVTFYRCPSCTGSDALSTFPDCPVCNGKTEPFRSVSFVDAPGHETLMATMLSGSAIMDGAMLVIAANEPCPQPQTKEHLMALELTGITRIVIVQNKIDVVTQAAALENYKQIKKFVKGTVAENAPIIPVSAQKGINFPALVGALDETIPEIDRDPDVPPVLLIARSFDINKPAASWRDIRGGVIGGSLIRGLLRDGEEIEIRPGRQQIIENKTKWEPIQTKISSMHMGAKKITLATPGGLTGLGTKLDPAITKSDTLVGQVAGHPGKLPPVWDTMKFDVTLMERVVGATSEQLIEPLKHKEPLMLSVGTAVTVGVVTGTRKNIVDVVLKRPVCAEIGSRIAISRQVGGRWRLIGMGVLTE; translated from the coding sequence TTGCATGATCCTACAATACCAAGTGTCAATATAGGCGTCGTCGGTCACGTCGACCACGGAAAAACGACGCTTGTCTCAGGGGTTACCGGCACCTGGACGGATCGCCACAGTGAAGAGTTGAAACGGGGGATCTCGATCCGTCTGGGGTATGCGGATGTAACCTTTTACCGGTGTCCATCGTGTACCGGATCTGATGCGCTATCCACATTTCCGGATTGTCCGGTCTGTAATGGGAAGACCGAGCCGTTTCGATCGGTCTCTTTTGTGGACGCCCCCGGTCACGAAACCCTGATGGCGACGATGCTCTCCGGCTCTGCGATCATGGACGGTGCGATGCTTGTCATTGCAGCAAACGAGCCATGTCCACAACCACAGACGAAAGAGCATCTTATGGCGCTTGAATTAACCGGGATAACCCGGATAGTTATCGTCCAGAACAAAATCGATGTTGTTACCCAGGCTGCTGCACTTGAGAATTATAAGCAGATTAAAAAATTTGTGAAAGGGACGGTTGCCGAGAATGCACCCATCATACCGGTTTCAGCACAGAAAGGGATCAACTTCCCGGCACTGGTTGGTGCACTTGATGAGACGATCCCCGAGATCGATCGTGATCCCGATGTTCCACCGGTTCTCCTGATTGCGCGCTCCTTTGATATCAACAAGCCGGCCGCCAGCTGGCGTGATATCCGTGGAGGGGTGATCGGCGGGTCGCTGATCCGCGGGTTGCTCCGTGATGGTGAGGAGATCGAGATTCGTCCCGGAAGGCAGCAAATCATCGAAAATAAGACGAAATGGGAGCCTATACAGACAAAGATCAGCTCCATGCACATGGGTGCAAAGAAGATCACCCTGGCAACACCGGGTGGTCTCACGGGTCTTGGCACAAAACTTGATCCTGCTATCACCAAAAGCGATACGCTCGTCGGCCAGGTGGCAGGCCATCCCGGAAAACTACCGCCGGTATGGGATACGATGAAGTTTGACGTCACCCTGATGGAGCGTGTCGTTGGTGCAACATCTGAGCAGCTGATTGAGCCACTGAAGCACAAAGAGCCGCTTATGCTCTCTGTGGGGACTGCTGTCACAGTCGGTGTGGTTACCGGAACCAGGAAGAATATCGTCGATGTCGTCCTGAAACGCCCGGTTTGTGCAGAAATTGGATCCCGTATCGCAATATCAAGGCAGGTTGGCGGTCGATGGCGGCTGATCGGAATGGGGGTTCTGACCGAGTAG
- the nikR gene encoding nickel-responsive transcriptional regulator NikR, translating to MTGESELSRIGISLPKNLLDKFDDIIGMRGYSSRSEGIRDAIRSYITYYQWMSDVKGDRQGVITMVYDHEHRGLIQTLTEIQHDYMSLIQASLHSHVTHDRCLEVILVRGDGNDIKAVAERLMSQKGVESVKLTTIPVNR from the coding sequence ATGACCGGAGAATCAGAGTTATCACGAATTGGCATCTCACTCCCGAAGAATCTGCTTGACAAATTTGATGATATCATCGGTATGCGCGGGTACTCATCACGTTCCGAGGGTATCAGGGATGCGATCCGCAGCTACATCACATACTACCAGTGGATGAGTGATGTGAAGGGAGATCGCCAGGGTGTTATTACGATGGTATATGATCACGAACACCGCGGCCTCATCCAGACACTGACAGAGATCCAGCACGACTATATGTCCCTTATCCAGGCATCACTCCATTCCCATGTCACCCATGACCGGTGCCTTGAGGTGATACTGGTGAGAGGGGATGGTAATGACATCAAGGCGGTTGCCGAACGCCTGATGTCGCAAAAAGGTGTTGAATCTGTTAAATTAACAACGATTCCGGTAAACAGGTGA
- a CDS encoding DNA-directed RNA polymerase encodes MYYKLKLADKVRVPAHRLGEDLRVVLLDVLQEQLEGSIDKEIGIFIVVTAIDEIGEGEIIPGDGAVYYDVTFEALALRLALQEVIEGLVVETTGFGAFVSLGPIDAMLHVSQISDDFINHDEKNSRLVCQQSERTIGVGDSVRARIVSLSLNEREPRESKIGLTMRQAGLGTASWLADEDAKLSSEKGGHASA; translated from the coding sequence ATGTATTATAAACTGAAATTAGCCGATAAGGTCCGGGTTCCCGCCCACCGTCTTGGTGAGGATCTCAGGGTTGTTCTCCTTGATGTTCTCCAGGAACAGCTCGAAGGGAGCATTGATAAGGAGATCGGGATCTTCATTGTCGTTACCGCAATTGACGAGATTGGGGAAGGCGAGATTATCCCCGGGGATGGGGCGGTGTACTATGATGTCACGTTTGAAGCCCTGGCGCTTCGCCTTGCTCTCCAGGAGGTCATTGAGGGGCTTGTTGTTGAGACGACAGGATTTGGAGCGTTCGTCAGCCTTGGCCCAATTGATGCAATGCTGCATGTGAGCCAGATATCAGATGACTTCATCAATCATGACGAGAAGAACTCCCGCCTGGTCTGCCAGCAGTCTGAGAGGACAATCGGTGTTGGAGATAGTGTCAGGGCGCGGATCGTCTCTCTCTCATTAAATGAGCGTGAGCCGCGTGAGAGCAAGATTGGTCTGACAATGAGGCAGGCAGGGCTTGGAACCGCATCGTGGCTTGCCGATGAAGATGCGAAACTTTCCTCGGAGAAAGGTGGCCATGCCAGCGCGTAA